The following proteins come from a genomic window of Nitrospira sp.:
- a CDS encoding class I SAM-dependent methyltransferase codes for MSQPDYVFTSAEDQLELTRLQAIEREFDPASCRRLYATGLATGWRCLEVGPGAGSLMQWMGERVGPSGHVVALDLSTKFLTAQRPAHIEVQQGDIRTASLPQGSFDLVHARYVLIHLPDYEIALSRMLAALKPGGWIVLEEPDFSASRGIVGTAAQLAAMRHINQSIHRMYESRGMDYALGLTLLPLLQARGLSQLAMENDAPVSAGGSGLAKMMAMSAQQLREKYLATGVVSEADLQHYGECAEDPQSRAVYYATVAVTGQKQAE; via the coding sequence ATGAGCCAACCTGACTACGTCTTTACGTCGGCTGAAGATCAACTGGAACTCACGCGGTTGCAGGCGATTGAACGGGAGTTCGATCCGGCCAGTTGCCGCCGCCTGTATGCGACCGGTCTTGCCACCGGGTGGCGTTGCCTGGAAGTGGGACCGGGCGCCGGCTCATTGATGCAGTGGATGGGTGAGAGAGTTGGGCCTTCGGGGCATGTCGTCGCGCTCGATCTCTCGACCAAATTTTTGACGGCGCAACGTCCGGCGCATATTGAGGTTCAGCAAGGGGATATTCGTACCGCCTCGTTGCCCCAGGGATCATTCGATCTCGTGCATGCGCGCTATGTGCTCATTCATCTGCCGGACTATGAGATCGCCCTGTCCCGGATGCTGGCCGCGCTGAAGCCGGGCGGATGGATTGTGCTGGAAGAGCCGGATTTCTCTGCCTCGCGGGGCATTGTCGGAACGGCTGCGCAACTCGCGGCGATGCGGCACATCAATCAGTCGATTCATCGCATGTACGAAAGCCGCGGGATGGATTACGCGCTGGGACTCACGCTGTTGCCTCTCTTGCAAGCACGGGGACTTTCCCAGCTGGCTATGGAGAACGATGCGCCGGTGTCTGCCGGCGGCTCGGGTTTGGCGAAGATGATGGCAATGTCCGCCCAACAGTTGCGGGAGAAGTATCTGGCGACGGGCGTCGTGAGCGAGGCGGATCTTCAGCACTACGGTGAATGTGCCGAAGATCCGCAGAGCCGGGCCGTCTACTATGCAACGGTTGCCGTCACCGGCCAGAAGCAGGCCGAGTGA
- a CDS encoding alpha/beta hydrolase, with product MEIPVLVLPGFGNSGPGHWQTLWEERHPAWRRVDLGQWDAPDCREWVRTLDMAVQRCAAPPILVAHSLACLLVAHWAGPSRAPVKGAFLVAIPEPACPSFPATAKGFMPVPMHRLPFPALVVASTNDSFGSIGHARACATAWGSRFVDVGEVGHINADSGIGDWPEGYALFQEFVG from the coding sequence ATGGAGATTCCTGTATTAGTCTTGCCGGGGTTCGGCAATTCCGGCCCTGGGCATTGGCAGACCTTGTGGGAAGAGCGCCATCCGGCATGGCGGCGGGTCGATCTGGGCCAATGGGATGCGCCGGATTGCCGGGAGTGGGTGCGTACGCTCGATATGGCGGTGCAGCGCTGCGCGGCTCCTCCCATCTTGGTCGCCCATAGTCTGGCCTGTTTGCTTGTGGCTCATTGGGCCGGGCCGTCACGGGCGCCGGTCAAGGGCGCGTTCCTCGTTGCGATTCCCGAACCGGCCTGCCCCAGTTTCCCTGCTACAGCCAAAGGGTTTATGCCGGTGCCGATGCACCGTCTGCCCTTTCCCGCGCTGGTCGTGGCGAGTACGAATGATTCGTTCGGGTCCATCGGCCATGCCCGTGCTTGTGCGACTGCCTGGGGCAGCCGGTTTGTCGATGTCGGCGAGGTCGGACACATTAATGCCGACAGCGGGATCGGCGATTGGCCTGAAGGGTATGCCCTCTTTCAGGAGTTCGTGGGGTAG
- a CDS encoding GNAT family N-acetyltransferase, with product MPIQITQAQPEDAAIVATLVGELLHEIMAAVSDKVFNFHQADTEARARVWLRDGCYAVLLARDGDVPIGFLALYQSYALYTEGAYGTIPEFYVRPTCRSQGVGAALLQQARLLGQARGWRRLEVTTPPLPEFDRTLAFYQREGFSISGGRKLKLELQ from the coding sequence ATGCCGATTCAGATTACGCAGGCTCAGCCGGAAGATGCAGCTATCGTCGCCACGCTGGTAGGGGAGCTGCTCCACGAGATTATGGCGGCGGTCAGCGATAAGGTGTTCAACTTTCATCAGGCCGACACGGAAGCGCGAGCAAGGGTCTGGTTGCGAGACGGCTGTTATGCGGTACTGCTGGCCCGTGACGGCGACGTGCCGATCGGATTTCTCGCCCTGTATCAGAGTTACGCGCTCTACACGGAGGGTGCGTACGGGACGATTCCCGAATTCTATGTCCGGCCGACGTGTCGTTCACAGGGAGTAGGGGCCGCATTGCTGCAACAGGCCAGGCTGCTCGGGCAGGCACGCGGATGGCGGCGGCTGGAAGTCACGACTCCACCCTTGCCGGAGTTCGACCGGACGCTGGCGTTCTATCAGCGCGAGGGGTTCAGCATCTCCGGCGGACGGAAACTGAAACTGGAGTTGCAGTGA
- a CDS encoding DUF5069 domain-containing protein has protein sequence MPLPRPQDQLAGCVWLPRFAEKARRFLGQQLPLTYRVAFGSRLGIDGAFLRHFGLTVPQFLVAVRRSGDNEALSKWFLSLPEARPERIAEWNRRATLLGAKGHPGYLIRHVVKWFFYPKSVLSPVNSLFEAIEQDER, from the coding sequence ATGCCACTCCCTCGTCCTCAAGACCAACTGGCCGGCTGTGTCTGGTTGCCGCGGTTCGCCGAGAAAGCCAGACGGTTTCTCGGTCAGCAGCTTCCATTGACCTATCGAGTCGCCTTCGGCAGCCGGCTTGGCATCGACGGCGCGTTTCTCCGTCACTTCGGCCTGACGGTCCCCCAGTTTCTCGTGGCGGTTCGCCGGTCAGGGGATAACGAGGCGTTGTCGAAATGGTTTCTCTCGCTTCCTGAGGCCCGTCCGGAGCGCATTGCCGAGTGGAATCGCCGCGCGACACTGTTGGGGGCCAAGGGGCATCCCGGCTATCTCATTCGACATGTTGTGAAGTGGTTCTTCTATCCGAAGTCGGTTCTCTCTCCCGTCAACAGCCTCTTCGAAGCGATCGAGCAGGACGAACGCTAA
- a CDS encoding DNA-3-methyladenine glycosylase I: protein MNNKIRCSWAGEKPHMVRYHDQEWGRPVHRDRKHFEMLLLEGAQAGLTWDTILKKRAGYRKAFAGFDPKKVARFTVRMKAALMKNPDIIRNRLKIESAVTNAQAFLAVQKEFGSFDAYVWSFVGGEPIVNRWKRMKDVPATNAVSDTLSKDLKKRGFRFVGSTIIYAYMQAVGMVNDHLVACFAISKKPTVPRST, encoded by the coding sequence ATGAACAACAAGATCCGCTGCAGCTGGGCCGGCGAGAAGCCGCACATGGTTCGTTATCACGATCAGGAGTGGGGGAGGCCGGTTCATCGCGATCGGAAGCATTTTGAGATGCTGCTGTTGGAAGGGGCGCAAGCGGGGCTGACGTGGGACACGATCCTGAAAAAGCGTGCCGGGTATCGTAAGGCCTTTGCGGGATTCGATCCGAAGAAGGTGGCCCGTTTCACGGTGCGCATGAAAGCGGCTCTGATGAAAAATCCCGACATTATCCGCAATCGCCTCAAGATTGAGTCGGCGGTCACCAACGCGCAGGCCTTTCTCGCGGTGCAGAAAGAATTCGGTTCGTTCGATGCCTATGTCTGGTCATTCGTTGGGGGTGAGCCGATCGTCAATCGGTGGAAACGGATGAAGGATGTGCCCGCCACGAATGCGGTGAGCGATACCTTGTCGAAAGACCTGAAGAAGCGCGGCTTCCGGTTTGTCGGGAGCACGATCATCTACGCCTATATGCAGGCGGTCGGGATGGTGAACGATCATCTGGTTGCCTGTTTCGCAATATCAAAAAAGCCAACAGTTCCTAGGTCTACATAA
- a CDS encoding peptide chain release factor 3: MAIDQTRQGELAAATARRRTFAIISHPDAGKTTLTEKLLLYSGLIRTAGMVRGRKGGKTAASDWMGMEQERGISITASAMQFPYKDAIINLLDTPGHQDFSEDTYRTLTAADSAIMVIDAAKGVETQTRKLFDVCRLRRIPVLTLINKMDLPGRPPLDLMTEVEQALNIHASPVNWPIGSGSDFVGIVTRADHRVQLFSKTAHGGATKVDVANMLLADLERSGRVPPDVMEPVQHDLELLEIAGNPFSREQFLNGDVTPVFFASALTNFGIESFLDAFVTLAPCPSARLADREDGSECTIDPVETPFSAYVFKLQANMNPKHRDSTAFLRVCSGRFERDMMVTHHRLNREVRLSRPHSLVAQERSTVEEAYPGDIIGIINPGLFAIGDTISVTGGFNFKPLPQFQPEIFARLRPTDVGKRKAFDKGMEQMAQEGTVQIMRSLNDLDSLVAAVGRLQFDVLQYRLRHEYRVETVLDALPFSCSAWLGGDPATFKAPSASMVVKDQRGRVVVLFGDQVMKTIARDRNPDHTLRDMG, encoded by the coding sequence ATGGCTATCGACCAGACACGTCAGGGAGAATTGGCCGCGGCAACGGCGCGCCGCAGGACCTTTGCGATCATCAGCCATCCGGACGCGGGCAAGACGACGCTCACGGAAAAGCTGCTGCTCTATTCCGGGCTCATTCGGACGGCGGGCATGGTCCGCGGCCGCAAGGGTGGCAAGACCGCCGCTTCCGATTGGATGGGCATGGAGCAGGAGCGCGGCATTTCCATCACCGCCTCGGCCATGCAGTTCCCGTATAAGGATGCGATCATCAATTTGCTCGATACGCCGGGCCACCAGGACTTTTCCGAAGACACCTATCGAACGCTGACGGCGGCCGACAGCGCGATCATGGTTATCGATGCGGCCAAAGGCGTGGAGACGCAGACGCGCAAGTTGTTCGACGTCTGCCGCTTGCGGCGGATTCCCGTCCTGACGCTGATCAATAAGATGGACTTGCCGGGCCGCCCTCCGCTCGACCTCATGACAGAAGTCGAGCAGGCACTCAATATTCACGCGAGTCCGGTCAACTGGCCGATCGGCTCCGGCAGCGATTTCGTCGGGATCGTGACGCGGGCCGATCATCGCGTCCAGCTGTTCAGCAAGACGGCGCATGGCGGCGCGACGAAGGTCGATGTGGCGAATATGCTCTTAGCCGATCTCGAACGCAGCGGCCGTGTTCCTCCGGACGTCATGGAACCCGTGCAGCACGACCTGGAGTTGCTTGAGATCGCCGGCAATCCGTTTTCGCGCGAGCAGTTTCTGAACGGCGACGTGACGCCGGTGTTTTTTGCGTCCGCGCTCACGAACTTCGGGATCGAGAGTTTTCTCGACGCCTTCGTGACGCTTGCGCCTTGTCCCAGCGCCCGGCTGGCCGACCGCGAGGATGGCAGCGAATGCACCATCGATCCGGTCGAGACTCCCTTCAGCGCCTATGTGTTCAAGCTGCAGGCGAACATGAATCCCAAGCATCGGGACAGCACCGCGTTCCTCCGGGTCTGTTCGGGGCGATTCGAACGGGACATGATGGTGACCCATCATCGATTGAATCGAGAGGTGCGCCTTTCGCGCCCGCACAGTCTGGTCGCGCAGGAACGGAGCACGGTGGAAGAGGCCTATCCCGGCGACATCATCGGCATCATCAATCCCGGGCTCTTTGCCATCGGCGACACGATTTCGGTGACGGGCGGATTCAACTTCAAACCGCTGCCGCAGTTTCAGCCGGAAATCTTTGCGCGGCTTCGTCCGACCGATGTCGGCAAGCGAAAAGCCTTCGACAAGGGGATGGAGCAGATGGCGCAGGAAGGCACGGTCCAGATCATGCGGAGCCTCAATGACCTGGACTCGCTGGTCGCGGCGGTGGGCCGGCTGCAGTTCGACGTGCTGCAATACCGGCTGCGCCACGAGTATCGCGTGGAAACGGTCCTGGATGCGCTTCCGTTTTCATGCAGTGCCTGGTTGGGCGGAGATCCCGCGACCTTCAAAGCGCCGTCGGCGTCTATGGTGGTGAAGGATCAACGCGGGCGTGTGGTGGTGCTCTTCGGCGACCAAGTCATGAAGACCATCGCCCGCGATCGCAATCCTGACCATACGCTCCGCGATATGGGGTAG
- a CDS encoding HEAT repeat domain-containing protein, with protein sequence MSLHLFAVRRLRIALTLLFFGSTIAVSVPDITQARKELLTAEEKDLLHRAEQIHLETLALSSHGPLDAGGITKAVATRFERLGYRIVTDGSQPHEVTVKVKCEELKTWEGTGRSGGDADMVDAAVRLWKGPACQLTYRFGTRSGDWRHEVRTPFNNPQDAARQAGQTDAGAYAIAALTQQLQTDPFPYLLAADWGQSVRLIKALDESGATVTQKQTVIGLLGQMIAVDAIPRLTAALKDSDQTVVQTAATALGTIGHEDGIPALLALFNTGTPDQHRAAAAGLGRLAPLHPNSGIVPTFIAALPNEPLQTQIILVRALGKTTDRRVLAPLRTLHRSVLKQARSDSSPETKELLATLGIALDGFDGVHTEE encoded by the coding sequence ATGAGCCTTCATCTCTTCGCCGTCAGACGCCTTCGAATAGCGCTTACTCTCCTCTTCTTTGGATCGACCATTGCCGTAAGCGTTCCGGACATAACTCAGGCACGCAAGGAGTTGCTGACGGCTGAAGAAAAGGACCTCCTGCATCGGGCCGAACAGATCCATCTGGAGACCTTAGCCCTGAGCAGCCATGGTCCCCTTGATGCCGGCGGCATCACGAAGGCGGTTGCAACGCGGTTCGAACGATTGGGATACCGCATCGTCACCGATGGCAGTCAGCCTCATGAAGTGACCGTCAAGGTCAAGTGCGAGGAACTCAAAACCTGGGAAGGGACAGGCCGCTCCGGTGGCGACGCCGACATGGTCGACGCCGCCGTACGACTCTGGAAAGGACCCGCTTGCCAGCTCACCTATCGCTTCGGCACCCGCTCGGGCGACTGGCGGCACGAAGTCCGGACACCGTTCAATAATCCGCAAGACGCGGCACGCCAAGCGGGGCAAACCGATGCAGGAGCGTACGCAATCGCGGCGCTCACCCAGCAATTACAGACCGATCCGTTTCCCTATTTGCTCGCGGCTGATTGGGGACAGTCCGTCCGGCTGATCAAGGCCTTGGATGAGTCCGGCGCGACGGTCACGCAAAAGCAGACCGTGATCGGACTCCTGGGTCAGATGATCGCCGTGGACGCCATTCCCCGACTGACCGCAGCACTGAAAGACTCCGATCAGACTGTGGTTCAAACGGCCGCAACCGCGCTGGGAACCATCGGCCATGAAGATGGAATCCCTGCACTGCTCGCACTCTTCAACACCGGCACGCCGGACCAACATCGCGCCGCCGCCGCCGGTCTTGGCCGCCTCGCACCGTTGCATCCCAACAGCGGAATTGTGCCGACCTTCATTGCCGCTCTCCCGAACGAACCGCTCCAGACTCAGATCATCCTGGTACGCGCCTTGGGCAAGACTACCGATCGTCGCGTGCTGGCCCCGCTCCGCACACTCCACCGTTCTGTGCTGAAGCAAGCACGCTCAGACAGCAGTCCGGAGACAAAGGAGCTGCTGGCCACCCTCGGGATTGCCCTCGACGGATTCGACGGCGTGCATACGGAAGAGTAG
- a CDS encoding sodium:solute symporter family protein codes for MLVGFVALYLLCSVGIGLYAATRVQNTKDFAVAGRSLPLPVVTATVFATWFGAEAVLGISATFVKEGLRGVVADPFGSSLCLILAGLFFAPRFYRMNLLTVGDFYRLRYNRTVEVLCTLAVVASYLGWVAAQFKVLGLVLNVVTAGGISQSLGMIAGALIVLTYTTFGGMFSVAILDFVQITVIMGGLLYIGSIVSGLAGGVGTVVAHAAAAGKLDFFPPASLNAWIPFLGAWVTMMFGSIPQQDVFQRITSAKDEATAVRGSLLGGTLYFAFCFIPMFLAYAATLVDPARFLALLETDSQLVLPTLILEHTPIAAQIVFFGAVLSAVMSCSSATLLAPSVALSENVFKPMVARLNDAELLRMMRTVLIAFAAAVLAIALWSDASIYKLVVSTYKVTLVVAFIPLLAGLYWSKATTQGAIVAIAGGLVSWLGFEGFSSADAVWPPQLVGLLAAAIGMAVGSLAPQVLPVTTEQQAAGPS; via the coding sequence ATGTTGGTCGGATTTGTCGCGCTCTATCTGCTGTGTTCCGTCGGGATCGGTCTCTACGCGGCCACGCGTGTGCAGAATACGAAGGATTTTGCGGTAGCCGGTCGGAGCCTGCCGCTGCCGGTGGTGACCGCGACGGTCTTCGCCACCTGGTTCGGCGCCGAGGCCGTGCTCGGCATTTCCGCGACCTTTGTGAAGGAAGGCCTTCGGGGTGTTGTGGCCGATCCCTTTGGATCCAGCCTCTGTCTCATTCTCGCCGGATTGTTTTTTGCGCCGCGATTTTACCGGATGAATCTCCTGACCGTCGGAGACTTCTACCGTCTTCGCTATAACCGCACGGTCGAAGTCTTGTGCACGCTGGCGGTCGTGGCGTCTTATCTTGGTTGGGTGGCGGCGCAGTTCAAGGTGCTGGGCCTGGTGTTGAATGTGGTCACGGCAGGGGGGATCAGCCAGTCTCTGGGCATGATCGCCGGGGCCTTGATCGTCCTGACCTACACGACCTTCGGCGGCATGTTCTCAGTCGCCATTCTGGACTTTGTGCAAATCACCGTCATCATGGGCGGCCTGCTGTATATCGGTTCGATCGTCAGCGGACTGGCGGGAGGAGTCGGGACGGTTGTTGCGCATGCGGCCGCCGCCGGGAAGCTGGATTTCTTTCCGCCAGCCAGCCTCAATGCCTGGATTCCGTTTCTTGGTGCGTGGGTGACGATGATGTTCGGGTCGATCCCGCAGCAGGATGTGTTTCAGCGGATCACGTCGGCGAAGGATGAAGCAACGGCGGTGCGCGGGTCTCTTCTGGGCGGGACGTTGTACTTCGCGTTCTGCTTTATCCCGATGTTTCTGGCCTATGCCGCCACGCTTGTCGATCCGGCGCGCTTTCTGGCCTTGCTGGAAACCGACTCACAGCTGGTTTTGCCGACGCTGATTCTGGAACATACGCCGATCGCGGCGCAGATCGTGTTCTTTGGAGCCGTCTTGTCGGCGGTGATGAGCTGTTCCAGCGCGACGCTGCTGGCGCCGTCCGTGGCGCTCAGTGAAAACGTCTTCAAGCCGATGGTGGCCCGTCTGAACGATGCGGAGTTGTTGCGGATGATGCGGACGGTGTTGATCGCCTTTGCCGCGGCAGTGTTGGCCATTGCGCTCTGGTCGGACGCCAGCATCTATAAACTGGTGGTGAGCACGTACAAGGTCACGCTCGTGGTCGCGTTCATCCCGTTGCTGGCCGGACTCTATTGGTCGAAGGCCACAACGCAGGGCGCGATTGTCGCCATTGCGGGCGGGCTTGTGAGCTGGTTGGGGTTCGAAGGGTTCAGTTCAGCCGATGCCGTGTGGCCGCCGCAGTTGGTCGGGCTGCTAGCGGCCGCAATCGGAATGGCCGTAGGATCGCTGGCGCCTCAAGTGCTGCCGGTTACGACAGAGCAACAAGCGGCAGGACCGTCCTAA